The genomic region ATCAGCACGGTCTACCAGGAGGTCAACCTCTGCCCGAATCTCACTGTGGCGGAAAACATTCTGTTGGGACGGGAGCCGCGCCGGTTCGGCGGCATCGACCACCGGGCGATGAACCGCAGGGCCGCAGAGCTTCTCGCCGACCTCGACCTCGACATCGCGCCCGACTCCACCCTCGGCGATCACCCGATCGCGGTGCAGCAACTCGTCGCGATCGCCCGGGCCACGGCGATCTCGGCGCGGGTGCTGATCCTCGACGAACCGACCTCCAGCCTGGACGCCGACGAGGTGGCCGAACTGTTCCGGGTGATGCGGCGGCTGCGCGACGGCGGCACCGCGATCCTGTTCGTCTCCCACTTCCTCGACCAGGTGTACGAGATCTCCGACCGGATGACGGTGCTGCGCAACGGACGTCTGGTCGGGGAGTACCCGACGGCGTCGCTGCAGCGGGTGCAGTTGATCGCCGCGATGCTCGGCCACGACCTCGAACTGCTCGAGGAGATCGGCGAGGAGGTCGCCGCCGCCGACACCCACGCCGGGACGACCGTGCTGTCCGCGCGCGGGCTCGGCCGCGCACCCGCGCTGCATCCGCTCGATCTCGACGTCCACCACGGCGAGGTGGTCGGACTGGCCGGCCTGCTCGGCTCCGGACGCACCGAACTGGCGCGGCTGCTGTTCGGCGCCGACCGGGCCACCAGCGGCACGACCACCGTCAACGGCCGCGACGTCGCCCTGCGCTCCCCGCGCACCGCCATCGCCAACGGCATCGCGTTCTCGTCGGAGGACCGCAAGCGCGAGGGCATCGTCGGGGACCTGTCCGTCGCCGACAACCTGATCCTGGCCCTGCAGGCCCGGCGCGGATTCGCCCGCCCGCTGTCGAAATCGGCCAAGGACGAACTGATCCGCCGCTACATGGATGCCCTCGACATCCGCCCCCGCGACCCCGGCGTGCTGGTCAAGAACCTCAGCGGCGGCAACCAGCAGAAGGTGCTGCTCGCGCGCTGGCTGATCACCGAACCGGAACTGTTCATCCTCGACGAACCCACCCGCGGCATCGACGTCGGCGCCAAGGCGCAGATCCAGAAACTCGTCGCCGACCTGGCCGCCGACGGTATGGGCGTGGTGTTCATCTCCGCCGAACTCGACGAGGTGGCCAGGATCAGCGACCGGGTGGTCGTGCTGCGCGACGGACATCGCGTCGGTGAGGTCGGATCCGACTGCACCGTGCGCGAACTGACCGCACTCATCGCGGCGGGGGCCGACGCATGACGGCCCTCAAGCAGCGGTTGAACCGCTCGCCGCTGGTGTGGCCCGCGGTGGCCCTGGTGGCCCTGCTGGCCGTGAATGTGCTTCTGACACCCAGTTTTCTGAAGATCCGGGTGCAGGACGGCCATCTGTTCGGCAGCCTGATCGACATCCTGCGCAACGGCGCACCGACCATGCTCGTCGCGCTCGGCATGACCCTGGTGATCGCCTCGCGCGGTATCGACCTGTCCGTCGGCGCGGTGGTCGCCGTCAGCGGGGCGCTGACCTGCGCCCACATCGCCGCGGCCCCGGATCCCGCGGCCACCGCGACCGTGCTGACCGCGATGGGGATCGCGCTCGCCGTGGCGGCCGCACTCGGACTGTGGAACGGCACGCTGGTGTCGGTCTTCGGGGTGCAGCCCATCATCGCGACGCTGGTGCTGATGACGGCGGGCCGCGGGATCGCGCTGTTCATCACCGACGGTCAGATCGTCACGACCGCCAGCGCCCCGTTCAAGGTGCTCGGCGCCGGCTACGCGCTGGGCCTGCCCGTCGCGATCCTGGTGAGCCTGACCGTCTTCGCCCTCGTCGGCGTGCTCACCCGGCGCACCGCGCTGGGCATGCTGCTCGAGTCGGTGGGCGTCAACCCCGAGGCCAGCAGGCTGGCCGGGGTGCGGTTGCGGTCCATCGTGTTCGCGGTCTACGTCTTCAGTGCGCTGTGCGCCGGGGTGGCCGGGCTGATGATCGCCTCGAACATCTCGGCCGCCGACGCCAACAACGCGGGACTGTGGATCGAGATGGACGCGATCCTCGCCGTCGTCATCGGCGGCACCTCACTGCTCGGCGGGCGGTTCAGCCTGACCGGAACGATCCTGGGCGCCTTGATCATTCAGACCCTCACCACGACGGTCTACACCGCGGGCATCACCCCGGAGACGACGCTGGTCTTCAAGGCGCTCGTCGTGATCGCGGTGTGCCTGCTGCAGTCGCCGCGGTTCAGGGCCCGGCTGTCGCGCCGCCGCACCCCGCCGCCCGCCCCGGCGGGCGCGACCACGGACACCGCGCGGCCGCTGGAGATCCCCACCGCGTCCACACCGGCGATGGTGGTGGCCAAATGAGCGTGCAGACCGCGGTCCGGCCCGGTGCCGTCGCCGTCGCGGTGGGCAGGCGGCTCACCGGGCGCTACCTGTCCCCGCTGGCCTCCCTGGGGCTGCTGCTGGTCATGTTCGCCGCCGTGGTGGTGCGCTACGACTTCGCCAGCCCCGCCCAGGTGTTCCTGAACCTGTTCGTGGACAACGCCTATCTGATCGTGCTGGCTGTCGGGATGACGTTTGTGATCCTCACCGGCGGCATCGACCTGTCGGTCGGCTCGGTGGTGGCGCTGTCCACCGTCATCCTGGCCAGTGCGCTTAAGGCGCACTGGCCGATGCCGCTGGCCGTGCTGACCGTGCTGGTGGTCGGGCCCACGCTGGGCCTGCTGATGGGACTGGTCATCGAGTACTTCGACGTGCAGCCCTTCATCGCCACGCTGGCCGGAATGTTCCTGGCGCGCGGGCTGTGCTACGTGATCAGCGTCGACACCCTGCCCATCGAGGATCCCGTGCTGCGCGCCATCGGGCTGCACTACGTCTACCTCTACGAGGACAAGTTCATCCGATGGTCGGTCGTCATCGCGGCCGTCGTCGTGGCCGCCGCGGTCTACCTGCTGCACCGGACCCGGTTCGGCCGCACCGTGTACGCCGTCGGCGGGAACCGGCAGTCGGCACAGCTGATGGGCCTCAACGTCTCCCGCGCCCGGGTCGGGGTGTACGCGGTCAGCGGGTTCTGCGCGGCGCTGGCCGGCCTGCTGCTGGCCGTGCAGAAACTGTCCGGCTACAGCCTCAACGGCATCGGCCTGGAACTCGACGCGATCGCCGCCGCGGTCGTGGGCGGGGTGCTGCTCTCCGGCGGAGTCGGGTTCGTCCTCGGCTCGGTTGTCGGGGTCCTGGTGCTCGGCACGATACAAACATTCGTGACCGCGGAGAACCTGGACTCCTACTGGACCCGGATCATGACCGGCGTCCTGCTCCTGGTCTTCGTGCTTGTACAGCGCCTAGTAGTCAGGAAGCCCCGATGAGCACTCAGCCCACCCGTTCGGCGAAGCCCGTGATGGCCGACGTCGCGCGTCTGGCCGGCGTCAGTCACCAGACCGTCTCCCGAGTCATCAACGGCTCGCCCAGCATCCGCCCCGAGACCAAGGCCAAGGTGGAGCGCGCGATCGCCGAACTCGGCTACCGGCCCAACACCGCCGCCCGCGCCCTGGTCACCCGGCGCTCGGGCATCGTCGGCATCATCGGATCCAACAGCGGACTCTACGGACCCTCCAGCATCCAGCGCTCCGTCCAGGAGGCGGCCCGCGCCGCCGGCTACTTCTCCAGCCTGGTGCCGCTGGACGAGGTGACCCCCGACGAACTGCACAGCGCCCTGGACCATCTCACCCGCCAATCGGTCGAGGCGATCGTGATGATCGTCGGCCAGGAGGACGCACTGGAGGTGGTGCACGCCGCCAGCGCCGGGGTGCCGCTGATCGTCGTCGAGGGCGATCTGTCCGGGCGCGGGCTCACCGTCGGGGTCGACCAGGTCCGGGGCGCCCAGATGGCCACCTGCCACCTCATCGACCTCGGCCACCGGGTGATCGAGCACGTGGCGGGCCCGCTGAGCTACACCGAGGCCAAGGGCCGCCGCGCCGGCTACGAGGCGACGATGCGGGAGGCCGGGCTCACTCCCGGCCGGCTGTGGGAGGGCGACTGGACCGCCGAGAGCGGCTACCGGATCGGCCTCGATCTGCTCCGAAACCGGGAAGCCACAGCCGTTTTCGTCGCCAACGACCAGATGGCCATCGGGGTGATGCACGCGTTCGCGGAGGCCGGGGTGCGGGTGCCCGACGACGTGAGCATCGTCGGCTTCGACGACATCCCCGAGGCCGCCTACCTCAACCCCGCGCTGACCACCGTCCGGCAGGACTTCCACGTCCTCGGCAGGCGGGCCATCGAACTGGTGGCCAAGGCGCTGGAGGGCGCACCCGCCGACATGCCGCTGCTGACCCCCGAACTGATTGTCCGTTCCAGTACCGCACCGCCCGAGGAGACTCAGTGAGCTCGCAGAAGTCCACGGATTCCGAAAAGTACACGGTAGGAATCGATTTCGGCACCCTGTCGGGCAGGGCGCTGGTGGTCCGGGTCAGCGACGGCCGCGAGATCGCCAGCGCCGAGCACGCCTACCGCCACGGCGTCGTCACCGACACCCTGCCCGGCGGGGCCGTCACCCTGCCCGCGCAGTGGGCGCTGCAGGTCCCGTCCGACTACATCGACGTGCTGCGCACCGCCGTACCCGAGGCGGTGGCGCGCGCGGGCATCGACCCGGCCGACGTCGTCGGCGTCGGCACCGACTTCACCGCCTGCACCATGGTTCCGGTGCGCGCCGACGGCACCCCGCTGTGCGAACTCGACGGCTTCGCCGACCGTCCGCACGCCTACGCCAAACTGTGGCGCCATCACTCACCGCAGCCGCAGGCCGACCGCATCAACGCCGTCGCCGCCGCGCGCGGTGAGAGCTGGCTGCCCCGCTACGGCGGCCTGATCTCCAGCGAGTGGGAATTCGCCAAGGGCCTGGAGATCTTCGACGAGGACCCGCTGGTCTACGCGGCGATGGACCGCTTCGTCGAGGGCGCCGACTGGATCGTGTGGCAACTGACCGGAACCTATCTGCGCAACGCGTGCAGCGCCGGGTACAAGGGCATTCGGCAGGACGGCAGGTACCCGTCGCGCGAGTTCCTCGCCGAGGTGCGGCCCGGCTTCGAGAACTTCGTCACCGACAAACTGGACCAGCCGATCGGGCGGCTCGGCCAGCGCGCCGGTGGGCTGAGCGCGCAGGCCGCCGCGTGGACCGGCCTGCCGGAGGGCATCGCCGTCGCGGTCGGCAACGTCGACGCCCACGTCACCGTCGCGGCCGCCGACGCGCTGGACGCGGGCAAGCTCGTCGCGATCATGGGCACCTCCACCTGCCACGTGATGAATTCCGACGTGCTGCGCCACGTCCCCGGCATGTGCGGGGTGGTCCGCGACGGAATATCGGACGGCAGTTGGGGTTACGAGGCCGGGCAGTCCGGCGTCGGCGACATCTTCGCCTGGTTCGTCGACAACTGTGTGCCGGAGAGCTACCAGGTCGAGGCGCGCAGGCGGGGCATCTCGCTGCACGAGCACCTTACCGAGCTGGCCGGCCAGCAGCGGGTCGGCCAGCACGGCCTGGTCGCGCTGGACTGGCACAGCGGAAACCGTTCGGTGCTGGTCGACCACGAGCTCTCCGGGGTGATGATCGGCCAGACGCTGGCGACCACGTGCGTCGACATGTACCGGGCCCTGTTGGAGGCCACCGCATTCGGCACCCGGATGATCGTGGAGACGTTCGTCGACAGCGGCGTGCCCGTCAACGAACTCGTGGTGGCCGGCGGCCTGCTCAAGAACCGGCTGCTCATGCAGATCTACGCCGACGTCGTCGGGCTGCCGCTGTCGGTGGTGCCGTCGGCGCAGGCGCCGGCCCTGGGCTCGGCCATCCACGCGGCAGCCGCCGCCGGCGTCTACCCGGACGTGCCCGCCGCGGCGGCACGCATGGGACGGCGTATCCACAACGCCTACACCCCGATCCCCGAGAACGCGGCGGCCTACGACCGGCTGTACCGCGAATACGTGGCCGCCTACGAATGGTTCGGCCGCGGCAACGAGATGATGCGCCGCCTGCGTCGCATCGGAACACGAGAAACCCTGGGAGCAACCGCATGACAATCACCTCCGACGTCGACAGCGTCATCGCCGAGATGCGCCGGCAGGTGTGTGATCTGCACCGGCATCTGACCGAGTACGAGCTGGTCATCTGGACGGCGGGCAACGTGTCCGCGCGGGTACCCGGCCGCGACCTCATGGTGATCAAACCGTCGGGCGCCGACTACGATTCGCTCACCCCGGCCGACATGGTGGTGTGCGACCTGTACGGCAACCTGGTCGACGGTGAACTGAAGCCGTCGTCGGACACCGCCGCGCACGCCTACGTCTACCGGCACATGCCAGAGGTCGGCGGCGTCGTGCACACCCACTCCACCTACGCGACCGCCTGGGCGGCGCGCGGTGAGCCGATCCCGTGCGTGCTGACGATGATCGCCGACGAGTTCGGCGGCGACATCCCGGTCGGACCGTTCGCGCTCATCGGCGACGACTCCATCGGCCGC from Mycolicibacterium phlei harbors:
- a CDS encoding sugar ABC transporter ATP-binding protein translates to MTAPTPVVEMRGITIDFPGVKALDGVDFRLLPGEIHALMGENGAGKSTLIKALTGVYDTDAGSIVVDGVEQRFAGPRQAQEAGISTVYQEVNLCPNLTVAENILLGREPRRFGGIDHRAMNRRAAELLADLDLDIAPDSTLGDHPIAVQQLVAIARATAISARVLILDEPTSSLDADEVAELFRVMRRLRDGGTAILFVSHFLDQVYEISDRMTVLRNGRLVGEYPTASLQRVQLIAAMLGHDLELLEEIGEEVAAADTHAGTTVLSARGLGRAPALHPLDLDVHHGEVVGLAGLLGSGRTELARLLFGADRATSGTTTVNGRDVALRSPRTAIANGIAFSSEDRKREGIVGDLSVADNLILALQARRGFARPLSKSAKDELIRRYMDALDIRPRDPGVLVKNLSGGNQQKVLLARWLITEPELFILDEPTRGIDVGAKAQIQKLVADLAADGMGVVFISAELDEVARISDRVVVLRDGHRVGEVGSDCTVRELTALIAAGADA
- a CDS encoding ABC transporter permease; translated protein: MTALKQRLNRSPLVWPAVALVALLAVNVLLTPSFLKIRVQDGHLFGSLIDILRNGAPTMLVALGMTLVIASRGIDLSVGAVVAVSGALTCAHIAAAPDPAATATVLTAMGIALAVAAALGLWNGTLVSVFGVQPIIATLVLMTAGRGIALFITDGQIVTTASAPFKVLGAGYALGLPVAILVSLTVFALVGVLTRRTALGMLLESVGVNPEASRLAGVRLRSIVFAVYVFSALCAGVAGLMIASNISAADANNAGLWIEMDAILAVVIGGTSLLGGRFSLTGTILGALIIQTLTTTVYTAGITPETTLVFKALVVIAVCLLQSPRFRARLSRRRTPPPAPAGATTDTARPLEIPTASTPAMVVAK
- a CDS encoding ABC transporter permease subunit, whose amino-acid sequence is MSVQTAVRPGAVAVAVGRRLTGRYLSPLASLGLLLVMFAAVVVRYDFASPAQVFLNLFVDNAYLIVLAVGMTFVILTGGIDLSVGSVVALSTVILASALKAHWPMPLAVLTVLVVGPTLGLLMGLVIEYFDVQPFIATLAGMFLARGLCYVISVDTLPIEDPVLRAIGLHYVYLYEDKFIRWSVVIAAVVVAAAVYLLHRTRFGRTVYAVGGNRQSAQLMGLNVSRARVGVYAVSGFCAALAGLLLAVQKLSGYSLNGIGLELDAIAAAVVGGVLLSGGVGFVLGSVVGVLVLGTIQTFVTAENLDSYWTRIMTGVLLLVFVLVQRLVVRKPR
- a CDS encoding LacI family DNA-binding transcriptional regulator, with the translated sequence MSTQPTRSAKPVMADVARLAGVSHQTVSRVINGSPSIRPETKAKVERAIAELGYRPNTAARALVTRRSGIVGIIGSNSGLYGPSSIQRSVQEAARAAGYFSSLVPLDEVTPDELHSALDHLTRQSVEAIVMIVGQEDALEVVHAASAGVPLIVVEGDLSGRGLTVGVDQVRGAQMATCHLIDLGHRVIEHVAGPLSYTEAKGRRAGYEATMREAGLTPGRLWEGDWTAESGYRIGLDLLRNREATAVFVANDQMAIGVMHAFAEAGVRVPDDVSIVGFDDIPEAAYLNPALTTVRQDFHVLGRRAIELVAKALEGAPADMPLLTPELIVRSSTAPPEETQ
- the araB gene encoding ribulokinase; translated protein: MSSQKSTDSEKYTVGIDFGTLSGRALVVRVSDGREIASAEHAYRHGVVTDTLPGGAVTLPAQWALQVPSDYIDVLRTAVPEAVARAGIDPADVVGVGTDFTACTMVPVRADGTPLCELDGFADRPHAYAKLWRHHSPQPQADRINAVAAARGESWLPRYGGLISSEWEFAKGLEIFDEDPLVYAAMDRFVEGADWIVWQLTGTYLRNACSAGYKGIRQDGRYPSREFLAEVRPGFENFVTDKLDQPIGRLGQRAGGLSAQAAAWTGLPEGIAVAVGNVDAHVTVAAADALDAGKLVAIMGTSTCHVMNSDVLRHVPGMCGVVRDGISDGSWGYEAGQSGVGDIFAWFVDNCVPESYQVEARRRGISLHEHLTELAGQQRVGQHGLVALDWHSGNRSVLVDHELSGVMIGQTLATTCVDMYRALLEATAFGTRMIVETFVDSGVPVNELVVAGGLLKNRLLMQIYADVVGLPLSVVPSAQAPALGSAIHAAAAAGVYPDVPAAAARMGRRIHNAYTPIPENAAAYDRLYREYVAAYEWFGRGNEMMRRLRRIGTRETLGATA
- a CDS encoding L-ribulose-5-phosphate 4-epimerase → MTITSDVDSVIAEMRRQVCDLHRHLTEYELVIWTAGNVSARVPGRDLMVIKPSGADYDSLTPADMVVCDLYGNLVDGELKPSSDTAAHAYVYRHMPEVGGVVHTHSTYATAWAARGEPIPCVLTMIADEFGGDIPVGPFALIGDDSIGRGIVETLRQSRSPAVLMRNHGPFTIGRTARDAVKAAVMVEDVARTVHISRQLGAAERLDPADINALFERYQNVYGQNDTRQEAQR